The Bacillus sp. NEB1478 genome contains the following window.
TTCACCTAACGCACGCATCATAAAAAACAGCATAACTCCAATCAGTGCGTAATTCAGCATGATGGATGGTCCAGCAAGGTTAATTGATTTCCCTGCCCCTAAAAAAAGACCTGTCCCAATTGCTCCGCCAATCGCAATCAGCTGGATATGCCGATTTTTCAAACCCCTCTTCAAATTTTCATCTTTCTTCATCTTTTTGCACAACCTTTCCTGCGGCAAATAAGACAATTTAACATCTTATTTTCTTTTAGTATGGCAATTAAAATCAGTTGGTAATCTAGGAAGTTCATGAATAGATAGCATGGAGTTAGGGAAATGAATCATTAAGTAAATATTAACTTAGTGAATAATAAGGAGGAACGCAGTGGATAAAGAGAAAGGAAATAAATTGCAGCAAGAAGACATAACAGTGGTTGATAGTAAGATTGCAAAGCAGTCGATTTTAGGAACTTCACTTGGTAATGCCATGGAATGGTTTGATTTTGGTATTTATTCCTATTTAGCAGTAACGATCGGCAAAGTGTTTTTTCCTGAAGTTGACCCATCCGCTCAGGTTATTTATGCGTTTGCCACATTTGCGGTAGCATTTATTGCACGGCCGATTGGTGGAATTATTTTTGGAATGATGGGTGACAGACTGGGCAGAAAGAAAATATTAGCGATCACGCTGATTATGATGGCGATTGCTACATTGAGCATAGGGCTCATCCCAGGTTATTCATCGATTGGCATTGCAGCGCCTATTCTATTACTGGTAGCCAGACTCGTTCAAGGTTTTTCAACGGGTGGAGAATATGCAGGCGCAATGACATTTATTGCAGAGTCTACACCAGATAAAAAGCGAAGTATCATGTCCAGTGTTCTTGAAGTTGGAACTTTAGCCGGTTATATTGCCGGATCAGGTCTTGTGACACTTCTGACTTATATTCTAGGTTCAGAGGCTATGCTGGACTGGGGCTGGAGAATTCCTTTCTTTATTGCAGCGCCTCTGGGATTAATTGGGTTATATTTTAGGTCTCATCTAGAAGAAACACCGGCATTTCAAGCGATGGAAGAAGAGAAAGAAGAAAAGAAAAACGATTCTTCTTTGAAAGAAATATTCACGAATCATTGGGGAGCACTATTAATTTGCACGGGTATTGTCCTCTTTTACAATACTATTGTTTATATGGTTTTAACGTACATGCCGACCTATCTGTCCGAACAGCTAGGCTATGGTGAAACAAAAGGTTTGCTCATTATTTTGATTGTAATGGTTATTATGATTCCCTTTGTTATTGGAATGGGCTATTTGGGAGACAAAATCGGCCGTAACAAGATATTGATAGGTGCCCTGATTTTAACTATTATGTTAAGCATTCCAGCGTTTATGCTCGCAGGAAACGGGAATGGCTATAATGCCTTTTTCGGTGTGCTTATCCTCGGCTGTTTGCTGACTGCTTTTCAAGGGACATTGCCTGCAACATTACCGTCTTTATTTTTTACCAATGTAAGGTATGGTTCACTTGCCCTCACGTATAATGTGTCCACTTCTATCTTTGGCGGAACAACACCGCTTATAGTGGCTTGGCTTGTAAAAGAAACAAATAACAAACTGCTTCCCGCTTACTATTTAATGGCGGTCTGTGTGATCGGTATCGTTGTAGTCGCCTTCTTTGTAAAAGAAACGGCAGGGCGGTCACTAAGAGGATCACTCCCAGCAGTTGAAGAGCCAAGTGAAATTAAAGAAGTACTGCAAAATCCAGATGAAGCTTTATGGTGGGAAGAAGAATTACAGATTGCTGATGGCGAAAAGAATAGCAGAAAGCAGTCTAGTTAAATTGATTTAAAGTTTAAAGACCAATTCTTTTAAAGGGAATTGTGTCTTTTTTTTTTGCACCTACCACTGTTTTAAGCGCGATGAAAATCATTCTAACTCACTGGTGTGGAGCTTTATTTTTCAGCCCAGCTTTTCATCCCGTGAAGGTTCCAAAAGCATTGAGTTAAAATTAAACGTCTAAGTAAACAGGGCTAGTACATGTGAAAGAACTTGATAGTCTTTTGACGTTTAGTATTAG
Protein-coding sequences here:
- a CDS encoding MFS transporter, with the protein product MDKEKGNKLQQEDITVVDSKIAKQSILGTSLGNAMEWFDFGIYSYLAVTIGKVFFPEVDPSAQVIYAFATFAVAFIARPIGGIIFGMMGDRLGRKKILAITLIMMAIATLSIGLIPGYSSIGIAAPILLLVARLVQGFSTGGEYAGAMTFIAESTPDKKRSIMSSVLEVGTLAGYIAGSGLVTLLTYILGSEAMLDWGWRIPFFIAAPLGLIGLYFRSHLEETPAFQAMEEEKEEKKNDSSLKEIFTNHWGALLICTGIVLFYNTIVYMVLTYMPTYLSEQLGYGETKGLLIILIVMVIMIPFVIGMGYLGDKIGRNKILIGALILTIMLSIPAFMLAGNGNGYNAFFGVLILGCLLTAFQGTLPATLPSLFFTNVRYGSLALTYNVSTSIFGGTTPLIVAWLVKETNNKLLPAYYLMAVCVIGIVVVAFFVKETAGRSLRGSLPAVEEPSEIKEVLQNPDEALWWEEELQIADGEKNSRKQSS